In Pleurodeles waltl isolate 20211129_DDA chromosome 5, aPleWal1.hap1.20221129, whole genome shotgun sequence, one genomic interval encodes:
- the CNR1 gene encoding cannabinoid receptor 1, whose translation MKSILDGLADTTFRTITTDLLYMGSNDVQYEDAKGEMASKLGYFPQKLPLSSFRSDHSLDKMTIGDDNLLSVYPLDQFNVTEFFNRSVSTFKENDDSLRCGENFMDMECFMILTASQQLIIAVLSLTLGTFTVLENFLVLCVILQSRTLRCRPSYHFIGSLAVADLLGSVIFVYSFLDFHVFHRKDSPNVFLFKLGGVTASFTASVGSLFLTAIDRYISIHRPLAYKRIVTRTKAVIAFCMMWTIAIIIAVLPLLGWNCKKLKSVCSDIFPLIDENYLMFWIGVTSILLLFIVYAYVYILWKAHSHAVRMLQRGAQKSIIIHTSEDGKVQITRPEQTRMDIRLAKTLVLILVVLIICWGPLLAIMVYDVFGKMNNPIKTVFAFCSMLCLMNSTVNPIIYALRSQDLRHAFWTMCPSCEGTSQPLDNSMESDCQHRHGNNAGNVHRAAENCIKSTVKIAKVTMSVSTETSGEAV comes from the coding sequence ATGAAGTCGATCCTGGATGGCCTTGCAGACACAACTTTTCGAACCATCACAACTGACCTTCTCTACATGGGTTCCAACGACGTTCAGTACGAAGACGCTAAGGGCGAAATGGCCTCCAAACTTGGGTACTTTCCACAAAAGTTACCTTTGTCCTCCTTCAGGAGTGATCACTCTCTGGACAAAATGACTATAGGAGACGATAATCTGCTCAGCGTCTATCCTCTAGATCAGTTTAATGTCACTGAGTTTTTTAATCGGTCTGTATCGACATTCAAGGAAAATGACGATAGCTTAAGATGTGGGGAAAATTTCATGGACATGGAGTGCTTCATGATTCTAACTGCAAGCCAACAGCTGATTATTGCAGTCCTTTCCCTTACGCTTGGTACCTTCACAGTCCTGGAGAACTTTTTAGTACTGTGTGTCATTCTACAATCTCGGACCCTTCGATGCAGACCCTCCTACCACTTCATTGGCAGCTTAGCAGTGGCTGATCTCCTTGGAAGTGTTATTTTTGTCTACAGTTTTCTTGACTTTCACGTGTTCCATCGAAAAGATAGCCCCAATGTCTTTTTGTTCAAATTGGGAGGAGTTACAGCCTCATTCACAGCTTCGGTAGGTAGCCTTTTCCTCACTGCTATAGACAGGTATATATCAATACATAGGCCACTTGCATATAAAAGGATAGTGACAAGGACAAAAGCGGTCATCGCATTCTGCATGATGTGGACCATTGCTATTATTATTGCTGTGCTTCCTTTACTTGGCTGGAACTGCAAAAAACTCAAATCGGTCTGCTCGGACATATTCCCACTTATCGATGAGAACTATTTGATGTTCTGGATTGGGGTCACAAGTATACTCCTGCTGTTCATTGTGTATGCTTACGTTTATATACTGTGGAAGGCCCACAGTCATGCTGTTCGAATGCTGCAACGAGGTGCTCAAAAGAGTATAATTATTCACACTTCAGAAGATGGCAAAGTACAGATCACTAGACCCGAACAGACGCGCATGGACATCCGGTTAGCCAAAACCCTGGTCCTTATTCTGGTTGTCCTCATAATCTGCTGGGGCCCGCTCCTTGCCATTATGGTCTACGATGTCTTTGGGAAGATGAATAACCCCATCAAGACTGTTTTTGCCTTCTGCAGCATGCTCTGCCTTATGAATTCTACAGTGAATCCCATCATCTATGCTCTGCGGAGCCAAGACTTgaggcacgctttctggaccatgtGCCCCTCTTGCGAAGGGACCTCGCAACCTCTTGATAACAGTATGGAATCAGACTGTCAGCACAGGcatgggaataatgcaggaaatgtTCACAGGGCTGCTGAAAACTGCATAAAGAGCACAGTTAAAATTGCCAAAGTGACCATGTCTGTCTCCACAGAAACATCTGGCGAAGCAGTATAG